The following nucleotide sequence is from Hylaeus volcanicus isolate JK05 chromosome 3, UHH_iyHylVolc1.0_haploid, whole genome shotgun sequence.
CGTTTGATACCTCGCAAGTGCTCAAAGGGCTCGCACCGGCACGCAAGCGATCAGCGACCGTCTGGGGAATCATGGAATACAGAAGCTCGTCGCTTTTGTTCTTCCAACGATCCAGTAACGCGTAGCTATTTTCCAGTTCGGTTGATCTCTGTTCCGCCCTCTCGAACATCATCTCCAACCTGAGTAGAAAGGGTCCGGAGAAAAATGAGCTCGTTCGATTTTGCTGGAattgaaataatgataatgtATGTACCTTCCGCAATGCTGCCATCCCGCGAGGACTAATTCTCGACTTAAGCCATGAGGGTTTAGATCGTTCAGGTACAGGCCCATGTTGAGTAGCTCGTCTAAGCTGTTGATTCTGtcgaaatatactttttgttatttctgtGCTTTGGGCTGAGGGTTcccgaaaaattttaatcacgtACCACTCTGTGTTATTTAGGTATGTTAATATGAAACTGAAATGTTTGATAAAGGGAGAAAGAGTATATCTCttgtatagaaattaatataataattaaaagttatggATGGTTGAGTACTTTGGGAACCCTTATTTTAGGGCTTCGACGATTATTCGCACTATTGTTCATTACTTTCGTGTACTTACAAGGGACTACATAGGAAAATTATTGCTTTGATGTCATCGATGTACCTCATCTGGCCCTTCAACAAGATACTTCTCGCTCCTTGGCTTCCTCTCCTATCTAATCCTGAGCTTGTACTAGCGATATTGTCTGTATTCGACTGTGTATTGTTATCGTTTACCCTGATGAGTTCTAGCTCGAACATCACTGAATGCAAGTACAGCACCTATACAAGTATGTGGCATTGTTATCAAGAAATTGAAACCTTGAAAACCAGAATCGaatataaactaaataaaaatggagaatatataaatatattagcctctagaaaaacatttatgttTAAAGAATGAATATTCGTCAtcaattgatttaaaataatattaccgATGTTCTGCTCTGTAATTAGGCTTGAAGATAACGTGACAAATGAAGCAATCTCCTCAGCATCTGATATAAAATGTACCCTTACGTTTCCCCAAGTGAAGGAAATCCCTTTAGGCCTACGCAGTTTAAAGACTTCCGTGATGTGTTTGTTCAGGATGGATGAGCTACCGCCCCATGCTTGCAACAGTTTATCGCCAACTCCCAGTAGGAGCATATCCTTGTTTATCACGACCCCAAACGGGAACAGCCGTAAAAGAAACGTGCAGGACACTGGTGCCAATTCTCGACCTAGCGGAGTTTTCATTCTGTTGTTCTTCGCGATCTAGAAATCGCGAtcatcaaaattttctttattattcacaaTCCCTTCAAGCATTGGTAAAATCTgttttattgtattgtattgatATTGGATtgatattatgaatatttttcgtgaGATTACTTACATATTCACGATTGTCAAAGTCAATTCTAAATTTAACCATCACACTCCTGGACCCCGGGATATTGTTTGAAGATTCTAATACGCTAATTATCAAATCCGTTTCGTAAAGCTCTTTAGCTATATAATACAACTGACCTGTTGGAAAAGTATGGGAATAAAGGCGTGTTACCttgtgaattattatttcactattttaacttttccattatatacatatgtctCTGACATCTCATTATAAAATACTCGTAATGTAAGTTAAATCAGTTCGGAGCAATATCTCTTCCGAAGCATTTTATTGCGGAACATTAACTTTGAGTAtttaacattttgaaattaaactaTCAGAATTGCAAGTTTACGCACACTGCTTATCTTGACTTgatttgtttatcatttatgaGAAATGACAGAAAATGTATAggtaatgaaaattcaataggaaatcttttattcatttcggAGGTATAAACAGAAAAtgtgtttcaattttccattgaCCTGCTACAAATAACGTTTTGAAATCAAActgaaagatttatttatatgtggAACAACATTTTCTATACGTCGAAACTATACGTCAAATCgatgtttcaaaattgtatattatttacattttgtctTGGAAAAGTTAAACAGAAAAACATTCgcaaattagaaaacatcttACCCATGAGATAATGCGTAAAACCTTGCCTGGTGCTTCGATACACTAGCACTACACCTTGCGCGTCGACGTGTGTAGTGTACATGGAGGGGCTTTTCATTTTTGGATACGTGAATCTCATTTGCATGTGAATATTGTCGACACTTTGCAGAAAGTCACAGAAATAACGACCTGTGGCTTTCACTGTGCAGGCGTACctattattcaaacaataaaTACCCTTGCATTGCGATTCAGAAGATTTTTAAACTCTATTTTCACGTAttgtattttatcattttcggAATTCCATGAACAAATGCTAAAATCGGTTCATTCGTATAATTCATACATTACTTTAAACGACTCGtctttaatacatttaattttatataaaatttaaagacactacttaattttattttgttatcaaCTGCATAATTATTTGGGAAGTAAACAATTCTGTGTAAAAAACATCTCGCTAAATGTCAACGGCATCGTCAATGACTTCTACATCCTACACACGTTTATGTCTAATTTTAAgtcgaaaaatttatttttgcaggTGTTTCTATAATTACAGAAAATCCAGATTCGATTTTCATCGGTTGCATTCAAAGTCTCGTATCGAGTAATCGTGTAGAAAACGTACCATACCTTACGCTCAGATAATCACCTCTCCCCCGAGACACGGAAAACTGATAAGATCAGACATCACCCCGTCCTTATCGCTCTAACTATTCTACGTAATTGAGGCAATCGAATAAATCGTCCGTCACAACCCGACTCATGCATCGCAAATTAGAAAGAAGCGTAACTTCGGTTGGATAAGCTTAATTAAAGCAATAACGCCTATCGATTGCTCGAAAATGTAAAGAGATCCGATAGTGTATTAAATCGGacgcaataaaatattaattagtggAAGCGCTTAATAGAACCGTAGCAGTTGTAGctggaaataatttatccTGCGCCGCATAGTTCTCTAATGTGTGTGTAATGGTAATTAAACGGTTTAATTAACGAGGCACTAAATCCAATCTCTGTGTCACGGATTAAGTCCAGTCACATGTCCTAACGCATGCGACCATAAAGGAATACCTTGGTTCCATTTCTACCATAATTGTCTCTTCACGAAATTTCTACTCTGAAgtgaaattttactttctagtcgttttaaaaatgacgaaTTAGTAATTATTGAGTGGCGTTCTTGAGGATGAAATGTCACTTACCCTAAGTTGCTGAAAAATCTAACGAAACATTTGCCAAAGAATTGCATCACATTATCGATCGAGATGCCTTTGATCGTGGCTAAAGCAGCAGCCAAATTGGTCATAAGCTCGTCAGGATATATTTGTCGTGTGTTGAATACCATGTGCTTGCAGTCAGCACTTTCCAAGAGCTGATGCCACACTTCTTCGCCATACTCTAACTGCAACCAGAAGTGTATTTTACTCTAATCGGTTTCCCTCGGTTCGTCTCATTTTAGATAAAGTGGCATTAGGAAGGCGCTAAATGACTAATTTCAGTATTGAAACGAGGAGTGCTTTagacatttaattgaagaatattcCCTTATGACTTTAACACGTAGGATATGCTTCATAGATTTTAtcataaattgattaattattttatagaaacgtaacgatttaattacattttcttgaaATCACCATTACATTCAgagaacaaatttaaactaaaatattagATGTAGTAGAACTTTCGAATTAAGATAGTACACTACTTTtcctattataatattatttatttacttatactCAGTTTTAATCATTCAAACTAGAATTAATGAAACGTTTCAGAAACGATTCTATACTTCAAGATCAAACTCATTCAGTCAAGTTTTGAGTTCGTCTTTCGATCTGCGATTGGTTTATCAGAAACTTCATCACgagtttttaattgaaattatggtGAACAGTCTTCCAGTTTCACTTTATTATGCTTCGTACAAATCTCGCCACTGTACGTGCGATCGATTTCCAATGAAAGTAGCTTAGAAACAGCGGATTGGGTATAAAAGGATAGAACGTGTAGCCATTTCTATTATGCTCGGGGGAATATTTCCTTTCCTTCGTGCCACCTTTTATTCCTCctatacaaaaacaaaaggCCTGGGTGTTATACGTCACGCTGCAAAGCTATATATGAAATGTTTGCGAACTGAGCTGATGATAATAGTGAAATCTAGCGCGCTTTGCagattaaaacatttaattcgtACAATGGAACAAacagcaatatttttattttttattgaatcatTCCTATCTTTATTCTTTATGTTCTATTGAATCACTTCTTTcttatttaagaattattttgcagtttaattgcaaacaattttaCGAGAtggtttatttcaattttcaaaccATTTGTCATTCgcttaaagaaataaaaatacaaccCAGGGTTTCGGTATGTGATTACACACTTTACAATGTAGTAAGTGCACGATAAGCTATTTATTGCTCTTATTCGCGGTAAGTTGATTCCCACAATCAATCCAATTCCAGGCCCTCCATATAGGATAATCAATGTTTCTTCCTGCCATAATGACCACGATCACGAAAATGAATACGGTTTCCACACTAATGGAACCTCTCGAGGTTCAATATACCAACCAGACACGCAAATTTCACGCAGTTTAATAACCGAATTTCAACCGTGGTCTAACGTGCCCTCGTCTGGTATACTACTCGCATGCATGCGTAAATAGAAAAACGAATACTCGATTAGAACTGTAATTTACAATGTGTCTCTTCCGAATAATTCGGTGAATCCTATCTAAATTATTCAGATAAATCATTAAGACAAATTGCTTTCcattaaattccatttaataGGAGTTCCAAGAGTtggaatactttttaaaatgcGTACCCGATGAACGTATGATTTTAATCATAATTGAGTATAAATTTTATGCGTCCATggcatacataaatataaaaaatatatgcaaaatgtGCACAGAGTAAGTACATGCATTTacgcagaataaaatattgaaattattgcgttaatttatgaaatacttctGCATACGTGTATTTTCTATATcaaccataaatgcataaattgaTGAAGACTTATCGTTAATTCTTTTGAATATCCTCTTCCTAAGTAGGTTCATTGTTCTGCATTGCACGCTGTGTTTCAATGATTAatccatttttaattgatcGTCGCTTATGAAGAGTTCGATCACTCCAAGTAATCTAGCCCGGGATACATACGTAATTATGTATGCATGCGCAAAGTTTTGACTCAGATATATCTGCAACCTGAAGTTTTctaattataagaaatttgaagacAAGATGGAAAATATGATCGAAGAACCGCAGTGATCGTTAATAGAATTATCGACAATAGTGGATAAACAAAGCATTGGGAAACGAATCAACAGGTGTCCTTAGACGCCGGA
It contains:
- the LOC128874127 gene encoding soluble guanylate cyclase 89Db-like isoform X1 — translated: MYGMLLESVQHFVQLEYGEEVWHQLLESADCKHMVFNTRQIYPDELMTNLAAALATIKGISIDNVMQFFGKCFVRFFSNLGYACTVKATGRYFCDFLQSVDNIHMQMRFTYPKMKSPSMYTTHVDAQGVVLVYRSTRQGFTHYLMGQLYYIAKELYETDLIISVLESSNNIPGSRSVMVKFRIDFDNREYIAKNNRMKTPLGRELAPVSCTFLLRLFPFGVVINKDMLLLGVGDKLLQAWGGSSSILNKHITEVFKLRRPKGISFTWGNVLYLHSVMFELELIRVNDNNTQSNTDNIASTSSGLDRRGSQGARSILLKGQMRYIDDIKAIIFLCSPLINSLDELLNMGLYLNDLNPHGLSRELVLAGWQHCGRLEMMFERAEQRSTELENSYALLDRWKNKSDELLYSMIPQTVADRLRAGASPLSTCESFESITVLFCELCDFDYSTIEGAMDIVSSMNAVFSCFDSLMDEYNVYKVETVGRVYMAASGAPDKTEDHAQNVADVSLQLIKHVQSLKLPSGLDIQIRIGIHSGPAVAGVVGIKVPRYCFFGDTVNTASRMQTTSLPGKVHISADTKALLVKDRYHVESRGLVWVKGKGNMETYWMFDKAETNIEITVEEATPPEGLLVTDV
- the LOC128874127 gene encoding soluble guanylate cyclase 89Db-like isoform X2, whose translation is MYGMLLESVQHFVQLEYGEEVWHQLLESADCKHMVFNTRQIYPDELMTNLAAALATIKGISIDNVMQFFGKCFVRFFSNLGYACTVKATGRYFCDFLQSVDNIHMQMRFTYPKMKSPSMYTTHVDAQGVVLVYRSTRQGFTHYLMGQLYYIAKELYETDLIISVLESSNNIPGSRSVMVKFRIDFDNREYIAKNNRMKTPLGRELAPVSCTFLLRLFPFGVVINKDMLLLGVGDKLLQAWGGSSSILNKHITEVFKLRRPKGISFTWGNVLYLHSVMFELELIRVNDNNTQSNTDNIASTSSGLDRRGSQGARSILLKGQMRYIDDIKAIIFLCSPLINSLDELLNMGLYLNDLNPHGLSRELVLAGWQHCGRLEMMFERAEQRSTELENSYALLDRWKNKSDELLYSMIPQTVADRLRAGASPLSTCESFESITVLFCELCDFDYSTIEGAMDIVSSMNAVFSCFDSLMDEYNVYKKQSVEFTWQRVEHRIRLKITLKTWQTFPCS